The Vitis riparia cultivar Riparia Gloire de Montpellier isolate 1030 chromosome 10, EGFV_Vit.rip_1.0, whole genome shotgun sequence genome includes a region encoding these proteins:
- the LOC117923593 gene encoding twinkle homolog protein, chloroplastic/mitochondrial-like, translated as MPFSPLFLKLRVSDPQMLLLQQQRLVISSSRTILMASKHLLKPTPSTLPLKLNLSSPGIISAFPLKPNSRILPISLKTFALPYTSHSNVAGPVYSENPEDTSNSSARLNILKKKLEVIGFDTQMLKTGQYSHLTCPTCKGGDSMEKSLSLFITLDGDHAVWMCHRGKCGSRGNIRAFVNDSSSYGRLNQITKIKPKREITEESLGLKPLCSELVAYFGERMISEKTLARNSVMQKSYGDQFIIAFTYRRNGVLVSCKYRDVNKNFWQEKDTEKIFYGVDDIKEASDIIIVEGEIDKLSMEEAGFYNCVSVPDGAPPSVSTKVFESEEKDIKYQYLWNCKEYLEKASRIILATDGDAPGLALAEELARRLGRERCWRVKWPKKNEVEHFKDANEVLMYLGPDVLKEVIENAEIYPIQGLFNFSHYFNEIDGYYHHTLGFELGVSTGWRGLNGLYNVVPGELTVVTGVPNSGKSEWIDALLCNINRSVGWSFALCSMENKVREHARKLLEKRIKKPFFKAGYGESIERMTVEEFELGKKWLSETFYLIRCEKDSLPNIKWVLDLAKSAVLRHGVRGLVIDPYNELDHQRPPGQTETEYVSQMLTMIKRFAQHHSCHVWFVAHPRQLHQWNGGPPNMYDISGSAHFINKCDNGIVIHRNRNPEAGPIDQVQVCVRKVRNKVVGTIGDAFLSYDRISGVYTDIDETSGE; from the exons ATGCCCTTTTCGCCGCTCTTTCTCAAACTCCGAGTCTCAGACCCTCAAATGCTTCTTCTTCAACAACAGAGGCTAGTCATCTCCTCTTCACGCACCATCCTCATGGCCTCCAAACACCTCCTCAAACCCACTCCTTCCACGCTGCCTCTCAAGTTAAACCTTTCCTCGCCCGGCATCATCTCCGCCTTTCCTTTAAAACCCAACTCCAGAATCCTCCCAATCTCCCTCAAAACCTTCGCCTTACCTTATACTTCCCATTCCAATGTCGCCGGACCAG TTTATTCGGAGAACCCAGAAGACACCAGTAATTCCTCCGCCCGACTCAACATTTTGAAGAAGAAACTGGAGGTGATAGGCTTTGACACACAAATGCTTAAAACTGGGCAGTACAGTCACTTGACGTGTCCCACG TGTAAAGGTGGTGATTCAATGGAGAAAAGCTTATCTCTTTTCATCACTTTAGATGG GGATCATGCTGTATGGATGTGTCATCGAGGAAAATGTGGGTCGAGAGGTAACATACGG GCCTTTGTAAATGACAGCTCATCATATGGAAGGTTGAaccaaattaccaaaattaaGCCAAAAAGAGAAATCACAGAAGAAAGTTTGGGTTTAAAACCACTTTGTAGTGAG CTAGTTGCATATTTTGGAGAGCGAATGATATCGGAAAAAACATTGGCAAGAAATTCTGTCATGCAAAAGTCATATGGCGATCAG TTTATTATTGCATTTACTTATCGAAGAAATGGGGTGCTTGTGAGTTGCAAATATCGGGATGTTAACAAGAATTTTTGGCAG GAAAAGGACACTGAAAAAATATTCTAtggtgtggatgatataaagGAAGCAAGTGATATAATCATT GTTGAGGGTGAAATAGACAAACTTTCAATGGAAGAAGCTGGATTCTACAATTGTGTGAGTGTCCCTGATGGAGCGCCTCCATCAGTTTCTACAAAAGTGTTTGAATCTGAGGAAAAG GACATAAAATATCAGTATCTATGGAACTGCAAGGAGTACCTGGAGAAG gCATCTCGCATTATACTTGCAACTGATGGGGATGCACCTGGTCTTGCCTTAGCTGAAGAACTTGCTCGCCGCCTTGGAAGAGAAAG ATGTTGGCGAGTAAAATGGCCtaagaaaaatgaagttgaacATTTCAAAGATGCGAATGAG GTGCTTATGTATTTAGGACCTGATGTTCTGAAAGAAGTAATTGAGAATGCTGAGATATATCCTATTCAAGGATTGTTCAACTTTAGCCATTACTTTAATGAGATTGATGGATATTATCATCACACTCTTGGTTTTGAGCTTGGTGTTTCAACTGGATGGAGGGGTCTGAATGGATTATACAAT GTTGTGCCAGGAGAGTTGACTGTAGTGACTGGGGTCCCCAATTCAGGCAAGAGTGAGTGGATTGATGCTCTCTTATGTAATATTAATAGAAGTGTTGGTTGGAGTTTTGCACTTTGCTCTATGGAGAACAAG GTTCGGGAGCATGCCAGGAAACTTTTGGAAAAACGCATAAAGAAGCCTTTCTTTAAAGCAGG GTATGGGGAATCTATTGAACGAATGACTGTTGAGGAGTTTGAACTAGGGAAGAAATGGTTAAGTGAAACATTTTATCTTATACG GTGCGAGAAAGATTCTCTTCCAAATATAAAATGGGTTCTTGATCTTGCAAAATCTGCAGTTCTAAGGCATGGAGTGCGTGGGCTTGTAATCGATCCATACAATGAACTTGATCATCAGCGTCCTCCAGGCCA GACGGAAACAGAGTATGTGAGTCAGATGCTGACAATGATCAAGCGATTTGCTCAGCATCACTCTTGTCACGTTTGGTTTGTAGCACATCCTAGACAG TTGCACCAATGGAATGGGGGTCCACCTAATATGTATGATATCAGTGGAAGTGCACACTTCATAAATAAATGTGACAATGGAATTGTTATTCATCGTAATCGAAATCCAGAAGCTGGGCCTATTGATCAAGTGCAA GTTTGTGTGCGAAAGGTACGGAATAAAGTTGTAGGAACAATAGGTGATGCCTTCTTGTCATATGATAG
- the LOC117923594 gene encoding uncharacterized protein LOC117923594 codes for MGAIVGAEASLFLSGDGQEISGAGTLVLGHAIGSQALLGSEKRVCLKRPPLGKAHLEVGWACLLRRGEKLLGVSFSGSTSHSPLIEDLHDQCLSSPLTAMGFFKGLNPCVSNLTVLEVALKPLVDDAFLEKALKFQGTFSSSLSSWGEGATSSSTPFWVSAFVDLGGDCKGTVDLVKVWGGSPEREGGVLEIGVEVVKGSLSMVLHDGSKVVFPQNASLGEYLLFDKELSKFKEFSKFLGMSVEGCKEEICC; via the coding sequence ATGGGAGCAATTGTAGGTGCAGAGGCCAGCCTGTTCCTTTCTGGTGATGGGCAAGAGATTAGTGGAGCGGGTACATTGGTGTTGGGCCATGCTATTGGATCCCAGGCCTTATTGGGCTCAGAGAAGCGAGTTTGCCTTAAAAGGCCTCCCTTAGGTAAAGCCCATTTGGAAGTGGGTTGGGCTTGCCTTTTAAGGAGAGGGGAGAAGCTTCTTGGGGTCTCTTTTTCTGGGTCCACTTCTCACTCTCCTCTCATAGAAGATCTCCACGATCAATGCCTTAGCAGTCCGTTGACTGCAATGGGGTTTTTTAAAGGTCTCAATCCTTGTGTGTCAAACCTGACGGTTTTGGAGGTGGCCTTGAAGCCCTTAGTAGATGATGCCTTTCTAGAAAAAGCTCTCAAGTTCCAAGGTACGTTCTCTTCGTCCCTTTCTTCCTGGGGGGAAGGGGCCActtcttcttctactccttttTGGGTGTCAGCTTTTGTCGATCTGGGTGGGGACTGCAAAGGGACTGTGGATCTTGTGAAGGTTTGGGGAGGATCTCCTGAGCGAGAAGGGGGTGTGCTGGAGATAGGGGTTGAAGTTGTGAAGGGGTCTCTATCTATGGTTTTGCATGATGGTTCAAAGGTTGTTTTCCCTCAGAATGCTTCCCTTGGAGAGTATCTGCTTTTTGATAAGGAGCTCTCCAAGTTCAAAGAGTTTAGCAAATTTTTGGGAATGTCGGTTGAGGGGTGCAAAGAAGAAATTTGTTGCTGA